CCGCGCCCGCAAGATGCCGACGCTCTCCGGCAACGAGCGCCTCATCGGGGCCCGCGGACGCGTGCATTCGCGTCTCAATCCTCTGGGCTACGTCTACGTCGAAGGAGAGCGCTGGGAGGCCATCGCGGAGGACCCGCCGCTGGGCGAGGACACCCCTGTCATCGTTACCGGCAAGGAAGGACTGCGCCTCAAGGTGAAGCGCGACCCGGCCTCGATACCGCTCCTGCCGCCCGCGGGCGGCTCGCAGCCCCCCACCGGCGCTCGCGTATAGTGGCGCGCATCGAGCTGCGGCGCCCGATAGGGGCGCCGCCGGAACGCGTCTGGGAGATAATCACCGACCTCTCCGGCCAGGTGCGCTGGATGGAAGACATCCACAGCCTCCAGGTCACGTCGCCTCAGACGAGCGGCGCGGGGACCGTCATCAGGGCCAGGTCGAAGCTGTTCGGCCTTCCGGTCCTCCGCGACGTGATGGAGGTCGTGACCTGGGACGAGGCGCGCGAGCTCAAAGTGGTCCACAAAGGCGCCTTCACGGGGTGGGGCGCCTTCCGTCTGGAGCCTCACTCGAGCGGCACGCTGTTCGTGTGGGAGGAGGAATTCGACCCGCCCTTCGGACGTCT
The DNA window shown above is from Dehalococcoidia bacterium and carries:
- a CDS encoding SRPBCC family protein; protein product: MARIELRRPIGAPPERVWEIITDLSGQVRWMEDIHSLQVTSPQTSGAGTVIRARSKLFGLPVLRDVMEVVTWDEARELKVVHKGAFTGWGAFRLEPHSSGTLFVWEEEFDPPFGRLGELLARLIVAPHLRRVWGRSMDNVRRLAEAPTPA